A single region of the Saprospiraceae bacterium genome encodes:
- a CDS encoding tetratricopeptide repeat protein — protein sequence MFVSVLQLMDKKVIKFIYRKRIFRSHLRAGVVTFFLLFGFANSTLKAQIKDNVDNRLFYQEALEWMNAFQFDKAMQLLSECHIHDQENIDYLLKIAYCNTQMGRYPDAKLFYQKALKLDSINTNALSSLGSIYERENNYQAAEKQYLRLITIDSTNSYYFKRNGYTALHLNKTIQGITYFLKAHELNEGDVEVIDQLSDIYLALDQLEYAERILRKGLSIDPNNIKLLYNQARLFQKQKDYPTVAFAIEKAMSLGDTSDYYQMMLGVAYLRIDSLEKSVFHLNRIVARGKDSDRTHHYLGLAYKAMGEMEKSIEHLEIAIEKGISEQMGTYQSDLASILMLENRYKEAIEHYKAAYQYEANAEYLFHLANSCDLYYKDKQPALKYYDQYLSRNDPKFREYATQRIKQLKEIIHLSKR from the coding sequence ATGTTTGTGTCAGTTCTTCAGCTTATGGATAAAAAAGTAATAAAATTCATTTATAGGAAAAGGATATTCCGCAGCCATTTGAGGGCTGGGGTCGTGACATTTTTTCTCCTGTTTGGTTTTGCTAATTCAACCTTAAAAGCCCAAATAAAGGATAATGTCGACAATCGTCTTTTTTACCAGGAGGCATTAGAATGGATGAATGCTTTTCAGTTTGATAAAGCCATGCAATTGCTCAGCGAATGTCATATCCATGACCAGGAAAACATCGATTATCTTTTGAAAATTGCCTATTGTAATACGCAAATGGGGCGATACCCCGATGCCAAATTGTTCTATCAGAAAGCTTTAAAGCTGGATTCTATTAATACCAACGCCTTGAGTTCACTAGGGTCCATTTATGAGCGAGAGAATAATTACCAGGCAGCAGAGAAGCAATACTTGCGCTTGATAACGATCGATTCTACGAATAGTTATTACTTTAAAAGAAATGGCTATACGGCACTGCACCTTAATAAAACCATTCAAGGGATCACCTATTTCCTGAAGGCCCATGAATTGAATGAGGGGGATGTAGAGGTTATCGACCAGTTGAGTGATATTTACCTGGCCTTGGATCAGTTGGAATACGCCGAGCGGATCCTGCGAAAAGGCCTGAGTATAGACCCCAATAATATCAAATTATTATACAACCAGGCTCGCTTATTTCAAAAGCAAAAAGATTACCCGACTGTTGCTTTTGCAATTGAAAAAGCGATGTCCCTGGGAGATACGAGCGATTATTATCAAATGATGTTAGGGGTGGCCTATCTGAGAATAGATAGTCTCGAAAAATCGGTCTTTCACCTGAATCGAATTGTGGCCAGAGGAAAAGATTCGGACCGAACGCATCATTATCTTGGCTTAGCCTATAAAGCCATGGGAGAGATGGAGAAAAGCATTGAGCACCTTGAAATAGCGATTGAAAAAGGAATTTCAGAGCAAATGGGGACTTACCAAAGTGACCTGGCTTCCATTTTAATGTTGGAAAATAGGTATAAGGAGGCTATAGAACATTATAAAGCAGCCTATCAATACGAGGCCAATGCAGAATACTTGTTCCATCTGGCGAACTCCTGTGATTTATATTATAAGGATAAACAGCCCGCTTTGAAATATTATGATCAATACCTGTCGCGCAATGATCCAAAGTTTAGAGAATATGCGACGCAGCGCATCAAACAACTCAAAGAAATTATTCATCTGAGCAAACGGTAA
- a CDS encoding BlaI/MecI/CopY family transcriptional regulator, translating to MNKLTKAEEEIMQIIWKLGRCTVSDIRKYMVKELKQPEPPHSTVSTIVRILEDKGVLDHKAYGRTHEYFSTISKQDYSRLTLQKLVSDYFDGSMKRLVSFMVEEQDLSINELSDLLDKLEEE from the coding sequence ATGAACAAATTGACCAAAGCAGAAGAAGAAATCATGCAAATTATCTGGAAGTTGGGGCGGTGTACCGTCAGTGACATCCGAAAGTATATGGTAAAGGAGCTAAAGCAACCTGAACCACCGCATAGCACGGTTTCTACTATTGTCAGAATTCTGGAAGATAAGGGCGTACTTGACCATAAGGCCTATGGTCGAACCCATGAATATTTTTCTACCATTAGCAAACAAGACTATAGCCGACTGACGCTCCAAAAACTCGTCTCTGACTATTTTGATGGCTCCATGAAACGGCTTGTCTCCTTTATGGTAGAAGAACAAGATTTGAGTATCAATGAGTTATCTGATTTATTGGATAAATTAGAAGAGGAATAG
- a CDS encoding TonB family protein: MANYILEVNLCWLGFYLLYSFVLSRETFFEYNRWYLLGGLLGGLFIPLVEYPIVIEQIVEMPTLTAADLELLANMQMTAVAVEESNFEQLLPKLLWGGYLIGVVVLLLRFTFGLSRIAYLYWNGKRVAMPGYALIKTPSVHPPFSFFHWLFQSQKIALAPVDEEKIIAHEIEHMRQWHSLDILLLEFLGILVWFSPLIWLYRRSLRMIHEYQADEAVLQTTQRKIYGHLLIRQSMSGPPIAIANHFIHSQLKKRLTMMTKKKSTQRSLMKYAFIIPILALFLMAFAPTKVYVPVVPDTASLNDPEPDLGKIKAELAAILGKRAYAKSNIDKEIAGKFAMTYDKFIKSYPVYQKEITDIAVAVAADYEMDAKVENNRLISGQFRQPFQPNEWEEKITKDAAKLSIKDIISKDEATPNANPLYVINGKTSTKAIVDNLDTESIEKINVLKGESALKGYGTAGQHGVVEIYTKGFLKEKVRINASSFEAKEEMNKEKAIDASEQVNTFKEETITLENEAKGTSSTIKIRGTADGNDKQPLFVVDGEILEQLTPFSNIDPNDIQSINVLKGDVAIEKYGDKAINGVGEITTKKSKVATEVEEMPLFPGVNADERSPKERKMISDKMMLGYIFKNVKYPKAAKDAGIEGVVIVNFVIDEKGYTKDFKILREPSSELGQEALRVAKSMPTPWTPGKNQGKAVATEFNLPIKFKLNDDNPKEIFKVVEEMPLFPGINSTEGTPEERKLASDQKMLEYIFQHIEYPKIAKDNGVEGICVIQFVIEKDGTLSDPKIVRDIGAHCGEEALRVVESIPGKWTPGKQKGKAVATLLNIPIKFALNAAKPTGDDTAPIALPIPETSLELQNFKLTPNPNNGEMVVSFQAESHPVLIQVFDIKGQEVYKDYRSNFGGDYQQTIRLEKATKGQYILSVTQDQKRFTAKFVTQ; the protein is encoded by the coding sequence ATGGCTAATTATATACTTGAAGTAAACCTCTGTTGGCTGGGCTTTTATCTGCTGTATAGCTTTGTGCTAAGCCGTGAAACCTTCTTCGAATACAACCGCTGGTATTTACTGGGCGGGCTATTGGGCGGACTATTCATTCCATTAGTAGAATATCCGATCGTCATCGAGCAAATCGTTGAAATGCCGACCTTGACGGCTGCAGATTTGGAGTTATTAGCCAATATGCAGATGACCGCGGTGGCCGTCGAGGAGTCAAATTTTGAACAGCTCTTGCCCAAGCTTCTTTGGGGGGGGTATCTTATCGGGGTTGTGGTCTTATTATTGCGATTCACCTTTGGCTTATCCCGTATTGCCTATTTGTACTGGAATGGCAAAAGGGTTGCTATGCCAGGTTATGCTTTGATAAAAACGCCCTCCGTACATCCTCCGTTTTCTTTTTTCCACTGGTTGTTTCAAAGCCAGAAAATCGCATTGGCGCCCGTGGATGAAGAGAAAATTATCGCCCACGAAATTGAACACATGCGCCAGTGGCATAGTCTCGACATATTACTGCTGGAGTTTTTGGGTATTTTGGTTTGGTTTAGCCCACTCATCTGGTTATATCGCCGGTCCCTGCGAATGATTCACGAATACCAGGCAGATGAAGCGGTATTGCAAACCACACAACGCAAAATTTATGGCCATTTATTGATAAGGCAGTCGATGTCCGGACCACCGATTGCCATCGCTAATCATTTTATTCATTCACAATTGAAAAAACGCCTGACCATGATGACAAAGAAAAAGTCAACACAACGGTCTTTAATGAAATATGCTTTCATTATTCCTATACTAGCACTGTTCTTAATGGCCTTTGCGCCAACTAAAGTGTATGTGCCGGTGGTACCTGATACTGCTTCTCTCAACGACCCGGAGCCGGATTTGGGTAAAATAAAAGCCGAATTGGCGGCTATTTTAGGCAAAAGAGCCTATGCTAAGTCCAATATTGATAAGGAAATAGCGGGAAAATTCGCTATGACATATGATAAATTCATTAAGTCTTATCCCGTTTACCAGAAAGAGATTACCGATATAGCTGTGGCCGTAGCCGCCGATTATGAAATGGACGCAAAAGTGGAAAACAACAGGCTGATAAGTGGTCAATTCCGCCAACCCTTTCAACCCAATGAATGGGAGGAAAAAATCACAAAGGACGCAGCTAAATTGTCTATAAAAGACATTATCAGTAAAGACGAAGCTACGCCTAACGCTAATCCTCTATATGTGATTAATGGCAAAACCAGTACCAAAGCTATCGTAGATAATTTAGACACGGAATCTATAGAGAAAATTAATGTACTGAAAGGGGAAAGCGCTTTAAAAGGATATGGCACAGCTGGACAACATGGTGTAGTTGAGATCTATACCAAGGGGTTTCTTAAGGAAAAAGTAAGAATAAATGCTTCTTCATTTGAGGCAAAAGAAGAAATGAATAAAGAAAAAGCAATAGATGCTTCTGAACAGGTAAATACCTTTAAAGAAGAAACGATTACCCTTGAAAATGAAGCCAAAGGAACGTCATCAACCATCAAAATAAGAGGTACTGCTGATGGAAATGATAAGCAACCTTTATTTGTGGTGGATGGAGAAATCCTCGAACAGCTAACTCCGTTTAGTAATATAGATCCGAACGATATTCAAAGTATCAATGTTTTGAAGGGTGATGTGGCCATAGAAAAATATGGTGATAAAGCCATAAATGGGGTAGGAGAAATCACAACCAAAAAGAGCAAGGTGGCAACTGAAGTGGAAGAAATGCCGCTATTCCCTGGTGTAAACGCCGATGAGCGATCCCCCAAGGAAAGGAAAATGATTTCGGACAAAATGATGCTGGGATACATCTTCAAAAATGTGAAATACCCAAAAGCAGCTAAGGACGCTGGTATAGAAGGCGTCGTTATTGTCAATTTTGTCATTGATGAAAAAGGATATACTAAAGACTTTAAAATCCTCCGCGAGCCTTCTTCTGAGCTTGGTCAGGAAGCACTTCGTGTTGCCAAATCGATGCCTACGCCCTGGACACCAGGGAAAAACCAAGGCAAGGCTGTTGCAACGGAGTTCAACCTCCCGATCAAATTCAAGTTGAATGATGACAACCCCAAAGAGATTTTTAAAGTGGTGGAAGAAATGCCACTTTTCCCAGGGATTAACAGCACAGAAGGCACCCCGGAAGAACGGAAATTGGCCTCCGATCAAAAAATGCTGGAATACATCTTCCAACATATTGAATATCCTAAAATTGCCAAAGATAATGGCGTGGAAGGCATTTGTGTGATCCAATTTGTCATCGAAAAGGATGGGACACTATCTGACCCCAAGATCGTTCGTGACATAGGTGCGCATTGTGGCGAAGAAGCCCTTAGAGTCGTCGAGTCTATCCCTGGCAAATGGACGCCCGGAAAACAAAAAGGCAAAGCAGTGGCTACCCTGTTAAATATCCCTATCAAGTTTGCGCTAAATGCCGCTAAACCAACCGGTGATGATACCGCGCCTATTGCCTTGCCCATTCCAGAAACAAGCCTCGAGTTGCAAAATTTCAAGCTAACACCCAATCCCAATAATGGCGAGATGGTCGTCAGCTTCCAGGCTGAAAGTCACCCTGTGTTGATCCAGGTATTTGATATCAAGGGGCAGGAAGTGTATAAGGATTACCGATCAAACTTCGGAGGAGATTATCAGCAGACCATACGACTAGAAAAAGCCACTAAAGGGCAATATATCTTATCTGTTACGCAGGACCAAAAGCGTTTTACGGCTAAATTTGTAACCCAGTAG
- a CDS encoding reverse transcriptase family protein: MTTEAIKKFADMTRFDNSLIKILWENSYIVVKDLKEIADPNQAESALIIKTYSIPKRSKKGEVRNIYWPNSQQLNTILKITSRFLSSIYSPTNVVHGFVKKKGIKTNAQQHLECNILCKIDLENFFEQIDMADISYALQNLGVEEDIANIISKICTIKGNLIQGFNTSPIISNIISIELDAKLEDYCKQNNITYTRYADDMSFSSKGDKIDLEPIIEIISKCGFKINDGKTRVLKRGFYQSVTGLTVFDNTIPRIPKRIKRNLRLESYYINKFGIKNHAIRSLANRGEYNKNPNAEEDLKNEINRIRERFEGWISFSRGIEPDFSSKLKKLFDERDKTDSP, translated from the coding sequence ATGACAACAGAAGCCATAAAGAAGTTTGCAGATATGACTCGTTTTGATAATTCTCTTATCAAGATTCTTTGGGAGAATTCATATATAGTTGTCAAAGATTTGAAAGAAATTGCTGACCCAAATCAAGCGGAATCAGCATTAATAATTAAAACTTATTCAATACCAAAAAGAAGTAAGAAAGGAGAAGTAAGAAACATCTATTGGCCTAACTCACAACAATTAAATACCATATTAAAAATAACATCAAGATTTCTTTCGAGTATTTATTCACCAACAAATGTAGTCCATGGATTTGTAAAGAAAAAGGGAATAAAAACTAATGCTCAACAACATTTGGAATGCAATATTCTTTGTAAAATCGATTTAGAAAACTTTTTCGAACAAATTGATATGGCAGACATCTCCTATGCCCTTCAAAATTTAGGAGTCGAAGAGGATATAGCTAACATAATTTCAAAAATTTGTACGATTAAAGGTAATTTGATACAAGGCTTTAATACAAGCCCAATAATTAGTAATATCATTTCAATAGAACTGGATGCAAAATTAGAGGATTATTGCAAGCAGAATAATATTACTTATACTCGATATGCTGATGATATGTCATTTTCCTCGAAAGGTGATAAAATAGACTTAGAACCGATAATTGAAATTATTTCAAAGTGTGGGTTTAAAATTAATGATGGCAAAACACGTGTATTGAAAAGAGGGTTCTATCAAAGTGTAACAGGATTGACAGTTTTTGACAATACCATTCCCAGAATTCCTAAAAGGATAAAGCGAAACTTAAGATTAGAATCGTATTATATAAATAAGTTTGGGATTAAGAATCATGCGATTAGAAGTCTTGCAAATAGAGGGGAGTATAACAAAAATCCGAATGCTGAAGAAGATTTAAAAAATGAGATAAATAGAATACGGGAACGATTTGAAGGATGGATTAGCTTTTCAAGAGGAATTGAGCCGGACTTCAGTTCAAAACTAAAGAAATTGTTTGATGAAAGAGATAAAACAGACTCTCCATAA
- a CDS encoding ferritin has protein sequence MLSKSMENALNKQLELEGYASFLYLSMASWCEQEGLEGCAKFMYRQSTEEMAHMMRLFNYINESDGHALAPAIHQAPHTFDSVKVLFDQVYTHEQKVTAAINQLVALSYEEKDHSTFNFLQWYVEEQREEEALMRTIRDRIKLIGDGPQSLYYIDLELEKINQMAVNGAPAEGE, from the coding sequence ATGTTATCTAAGTCGATGGAAAATGCTTTAAACAAGCAACTTGAGTTGGAAGGATATGCTTCATTTTTATATTTATCAATGGCATCGTGGTGCGAACAGGAAGGGTTGGAGGGCTGTGCAAAATTCATGTATCGCCAATCAACCGAGGAAATGGCTCATATGATGCGGCTTTTTAATTACATCAATGAGTCCGATGGCCATGCGCTGGCACCTGCTATTCATCAAGCCCCCCATACCTTTGACTCGGTAAAGGTCTTATTTGATCAGGTTTACACCCATGAGCAAAAAGTGACCGCAGCGATTAACCAATTGGTGGCTTTAAGTTATGAAGAGAAAGACCATTCCACCTTCAATTTTTTGCAATGGTATGTAGAAGAGCAAAGGGAAGAAGAAGCCTTAATGCGGACCATTCGCGATCGCATTAAATTGATTGGCGATGGGCCACAGAGCCTTTATTACATCGATCTGGAGCTCGAAAAAATCAATCAAATGGCTGTAAACGGAGCGCCAGCAGAAGGGGAGTAA
- a CDS encoding DUF5706 domain-containing protein yields the protein MVEVENPLLLACAAEVQTFFEAHISEKYVYHDFQHTRYVVDMAMHIAEGYELTEKELEIIQLAAWFHDAGYDQGPEGHEERGSQYARAFLTKQGYPEEAIQKVEQAIIATRFPHEPDGLLDEIVCDADLSHLGNEWYWDRCGKVRQEMLLTKGVVMSDQEWVDFELSFVTKHSYHTSVAKKLFNKQKEKHTRKLLKQKLRLNPEPSKDMDEAKKKKKKKKKEFIPEYLQAVDAELKQLNPGRGVETMYRTTYRTHVNLSSIADNKANFMLTINSIIISISVPFVASQIDNNPKVVLPTMILIVASLTALVFAILATRPKVTKGEFTRDDIEHKRSNLLFFGNFYNMKLEDFHWGMMEMIKDSDFLYSSMTRDLYYLGIVLAKKYRLLRICYDIFMYGVILSVLVFVAVFLFFPDGS from the coding sequence ATGGTTGAGGTTGAAAACCCCTTATTGCTAGCTTGCGCTGCGGAAGTGCAGACCTTTTTCGAAGCACATATTTCTGAGAAGTATGTTTATCACGATTTCCAACATACCCGTTATGTCGTCGATATGGCTATGCATATTGCCGAAGGCTACGAACTAACAGAAAAAGAACTGGAGATCATTCAATTGGCCGCATGGTTCCACGATGCTGGTTATGACCAAGGGCCGGAGGGGCATGAAGAACGCGGCAGCCAATACGCCCGGGCATTCCTGACCAAACAAGGTTACCCGGAGGAAGCTATTCAAAAAGTGGAACAAGCCATTATCGCTACCCGGTTTCCACATGAACCCGATGGCTTATTGGATGAAATCGTGTGTGATGCCGATTTGAGCCATTTGGGAAATGAATGGTATTGGGATAGGTGCGGGAAGGTACGGCAAGAGATGCTGCTCACCAAAGGAGTGGTGATGTCGGATCAGGAATGGGTTGATTTCGAATTGTCTTTCGTTACCAAACACAGCTACCACACGTCGGTGGCAAAGAAGCTTTTTAATAAGCAAAAGGAAAAGCACACACGGAAGTTACTTAAACAAAAACTTCGCTTAAATCCTGAACCGTCCAAAGACATGGATGAAGCGAAAAAGAAAAAAAAGAAAAAGAAAAAAGAATTTATACCTGAATACCTTCAAGCCGTAGACGCAGAATTGAAACAACTCAACCCAGGCCGTGGGGTAGAGACCATGTATAGGACGACCTATCGAACCCATGTCAACCTCAGCTCCATCGCCGACAACAAGGCCAACTTTATGTTGACCATCAATTCTATTATCATTTCCATCTCTGTCCCTTTTGTTGCCTCACAAATTGATAATAATCCTAAGGTGGTTTTGCCCACTATGATCTTGATTGTGGCTTCTTTGACAGCCCTGGTTTTTGCGATCCTCGCAACCCGTCCCAAGGTAACCAAAGGCGAATTTACCCGAGATGACATAGAACACAAGCGCTCCAACCTCTTGTTTTTCGGCAATTTTTACAATATGAAGTTGGAAGATTTCCATTGGGGAATGATGGAAATGATAAAAGACAGTGATTTCTTATACAGTTCCATGACGCGGGATCTCTACTATTTAGGGATAGTTCTCGCCAAAAAGTATCGCCTACTCCGTATTTGTTATGATATTTTCATGTATGGGGTAATTCTGTCTGTCCTGGTTTTTGTCGCCGTTTTCTTGTTTTTTCCAGATGGGTCTTAA
- a CDS encoding c-type cytochrome: protein MKRLLSFLLLTALVFSCGGNSSTTDDAADQSNAAKPAKVDDGKGVGEIKSVTLNDPLKPEMVEKGKAIYEMKCSACHKLTGQRVVGPGFLGVTTRRKPEWIMNMITNVEVMLAEDATAQALLEECLTRMPNQNLSIGDARDVVEFFYDNDAKASK from the coding sequence ATGAAACGTTTATTAAGTTTTTTATTACTCACAGCACTGGTATTTTCTTGTGGCGGAAATAGCTCAACCACAGATGACGCTGCCGATCAAAGTAATGCGGCCAAACCTGCAAAGGTAGACGACGGCAAAGGCGTCGGTGAAATAAAGTCGGTCACCCTTAATGATCCTTTGAAACCAGAAATGGTTGAAAAAGGAAAGGCCATCTATGAGATGAAATGTTCTGCGTGTCATAAACTGACTGGCCAGCGTGTCGTTGGGCCAGGCTTCTTGGGGGTTACCACTCGCCGCAAACCAGAATGGATCATGAATATGATCACCAATGTAGAAGTCATGCTCGCAGAGGATGCAACTGCCCAGGCCTTGCTAGAAGAATGTTTGACGCGGATGCCCAACCAAAACCTTTCTATAGGAGATGCTCGTGACGTGGTAGAGTTTTTTTATGATAATGATGCCAAGGCCTCCAAGTAA
- a CDS encoding Rrf2 family transcriptional regulator, producing the protein MFSKSCKYAIRAVLYLAVNANGEKKLGAKEIAEELDIPKPFLAKILQQLSRQDLISSSKGMGGGFYLNKENHEITLREVIECIDGKDVFSSCILGLPVCSSENPCPLHAKSRIYREGLIKLIDNQSIDKFAKKIIAKDLSI; encoded by the coding sequence ATGTTTTCAAAATCTTGCAAATACGCCATTCGGGCTGTGCTTTATTTAGCAGTAAATGCGAATGGGGAAAAGAAGTTGGGCGCCAAGGAAATTGCAGAAGAACTAGATATCCCCAAACCCTTTCTGGCTAAAATATTACAGCAATTATCCCGACAAGACCTCATCTCTTCTAGCAAAGGGATGGGAGGAGGGTTTTATCTCAATAAAGAAAACCATGAAATTACCCTCCGGGAGGTGATAGAATGTATAGATGGCAAGGATGTTTTTTCTTCCTGCATTCTGGGCTTGCCAGTCTGCTCTTCCGAAAATCCTTGTCCATTACATGCCAAATCTCGGATTTATAGAGAGGGCTTAATAAAGCTTATTGACAATCAATCGATCGATAAGTTTGCCAAAAAAATTATTGCAAAGGACCTTTCGATATAA
- the nosZ gene encoding Sec-dependent nitrous-oxide reductase produces MKNQSHLRRLLLAVLVVITSAIVYNSCSSNIKPNAALSGDEARAVYVQPGEYDEFYAFISGGFSGQVSVYGIPSGRMLKVIPVFSQDAEKAYGYNEETKPMLNTSYGFIPWDDAHHPELSQTNGETDGRWLFINGNNTPRVARLDLTTFETAEIIEIPNSGGNHSSPFTTENTEYIVAGTRFGVPYPQKDVAINSYAENFKGALTFISVAPEDGEMDIAFQVLLPAFDYDLAHSGKGKSHGWTFFTSYNTEQKNTLLEVNASQNDKDYIAAINWKKAEEYIAQGKFKEMPANYAHNVYDEASHMATSTMKKSVKILLPEDCPGLVYFLPTPKSPHGVDVDPTGEYIVGNGKLSADLTVHSFDKMLAAIKNEAFETTIEGIPVLKFEDIVAGIVEKPGLGPLHTEFDGKGNAYTTFFISSEVVKWKVGTWEVLDRAPCYYSVGHLMIPGGDSKKPDGKYLVALNKITKDRYLPTGPELTQSAQLYDISGDKMRLLLDFPTIGEPHYAQGIAASKVMPKSKKIYPIEENSHPYAAKGEKFARVERDGNNVHVYMTMIRSHFAPDNIEGIKVGDKVYFHVTNLEQDWDTPHGFAIMGARNAEILVMPGQTETLLWEPQHEGVLPFYCTDFCSALHQEMQGYVRISPAGANTPLKWSLGEEEVVQ; encoded by the coding sequence ATGAAGAACCAGTCACACCTAAGAAGACTACTGCTGGCAGTATTAGTTGTCATCACCTCTGCCATTGTATATAACAGTTGTTCTTCCAATATTAAACCAAATGCGGCACTAAGCGGTGATGAAGCGCGTGCCGTTTATGTCCAACCAGGTGAATATGATGAATTTTATGCCTTTATTTCCGGTGGATTTAGTGGGCAGGTAAGTGTATATGGAATCCCTTCTGGGCGTATGCTCAAAGTAATCCCTGTTTTTTCACAGGATGCTGAAAAGGCTTATGGCTATAATGAAGAGACCAAACCCATGCTCAATACCTCTTATGGTTTTATTCCCTGGGACGACGCCCACCACCCCGAGCTCTCACAAACCAATGGAGAGACCGACGGACGCTGGCTTTTTATCAATGGGAATAACACCCCTCGTGTTGCCCGGCTGGACTTAACAACCTTTGAAACGGCCGAAATCATTGAAATACCTAATTCAGGGGGCAACCACTCTTCTCCATTTACGACAGAAAACACAGAGTACATTGTAGCAGGTACCAGGTTTGGGGTTCCTTACCCACAAAAAGATGTGGCCATCAATAGTTATGCTGAAAATTTTAAGGGCGCTTTGACCTTTATTAGTGTAGCGCCAGAAGATGGTGAAATGGATATTGCCTTCCAGGTTTTATTGCCTGCCTTTGATTATGATCTGGCTCACTCAGGGAAAGGGAAATCCCATGGCTGGACTTTCTTTACCTCTTATAATACGGAGCAAAAAAACACTTTATTGGAAGTAAATGCTTCGCAAAATGACAAGGACTACATCGCTGCGATCAACTGGAAAAAGGCAGAGGAATACATTGCACAGGGTAAATTCAAAGAGATGCCAGCCAATTATGCCCATAATGTGTACGATGAGGCAAGCCATATGGCTACTTCAACCATGAAAAAAAGTGTAAAGATTTTGCTTCCTGAGGATTGCCCCGGATTGGTTTATTTTTTGCCTACGCCTAAATCTCCGCATGGTGTAGATGTCGACCCAACTGGAGAATACATCGTGGGTAATGGTAAACTTTCTGCTGACTTGACGGTGCACTCTTTTGACAAAATGTTGGCGGCCATAAAAAATGAAGCTTTTGAAACGACCATCGAAGGGATTCCTGTGCTAAAATTTGAAGATATTGTTGCTGGGATTGTGGAAAAACCTGGCTTAGGGCCTTTGCATACAGAATTTGATGGCAAGGGAAATGCTTATACGACCTTCTTTATTTCATCAGAAGTGGTGAAATGGAAAGTTGGGACCTGGGAGGTCCTGGACCGGGCGCCCTGTTACTACTCTGTTGGTCACCTGATGATCCCTGGCGGGGATTCGAAAAAGCCAGATGGGAAATACCTGGTAGCGCTGAACAAAATTACCAAAGACCGCTACTTGCCAACCGGACCTGAGTTGACGCAGTCTGCTCAATTGTATGACATTTCGGGAGATAAAATGAGGTTGTTACTCGACTTCCCCACCATCGGTGAACCGCACTATGCACAAGGGATTGCGGCGTCTAAGGTCATGCCGAAATCCAAGAAGATCTATCCTATAGAAGAAAATAGCCATCCTTATGCGGCGAAGGGAGAGAAGTTTGCAAGGGTGGAACGCGATGGAAACAATGTTCATGTGTACATGACTATGATCCGAAGTCACTTTGCACCAGACAATATCGAAGGAATTAAAGTAGGTGATAAAGTTTATTTCCATGTGACTAACCTTGAGCAGGACTGGGATACTCCACACGGGTTTGCCATTATGGGTGCCAGAAATGCTGAAATACTGGTCATGCCAGGCCAAACCGAAACTTTGCTTTGGGAGCCTCAGCATGAAGGTGTTCTACCATTCTATTGTACGGATTTCTGCTCTGCGCTTCACCAGGAGATGCAAGGATATGTTAGGATCTCACCGGCGGGAGCTAACACGCCATTGAAGTGGAGTTTGGGTGAGGAGGAAGTGGTGCAGTAG
- a CDS encoding nitrous oxide reductase accessory protein NosL, which produces MRQWLNLLLLLLLLAVACSPKPQPIDYGSDSCDFCRMTIVDQQHAAELVTAKGRVYKFDAIECMIDYVQEQEAVDFAFYLVNDYLNPGQLLDANGCTFLISPNIPSPMGAFLSAFERAEEAAQVHQEKEGQLYSWEELKTHLVKN; this is translated from the coding sequence ATGAGACAATGGCTTAACCTACTACTGCTGCTGCTGCTCCTTGCGGTAGCGTGCTCCCCTAAGCCTCAGCCCATAGATTACGGATCAGACAGCTGCGATTTTTGTCGTATGACGATCGTCGACCAACAGCATGCGGCGGAGCTTGTCACGGCAAAAGGTCGCGTTTACAAATTTGATGCGATTGAATGTATGATTGATTATGTACAAGAGCAAGAAGCAGTCGACTTCGCCTTTTACCTCGTCAACGATTACCTAAACCCTGGCCAATTGCTAGATGCAAACGGATGTACATTTTTAATTAGCCCGAATATTCCCAGCCCAATGGGTGCTTTTTTGTCTGCTTTTGAGCGGGCCGAAGAGGCTGCTCAGGTTCACCAGGAAAAAGAGGGCCAATTGTACAGCTGGGAAGAACTGAAAACACACTTAGTCAAGAATTAA